The following nucleotide sequence is from Caldicellulosiruptor saccharolyticus DSM 8903.
AGATACACTGCCCAAAGCTTCTTATGTGAGCATTGTCACATTTTCTGACAACATTGAGGTTTTGGCAAAAGATGTTTCTCCCTCTTTTGCAAAAATTTCTATTGGTAAAGTTCTGCCAACCTTTTATGTCACAAACTTAAAAGAAAGTATCAATGTTATTTCAAAATTGTTTGATGCCTCAAGATATACTCTCTTTTTGTTTACAGACAAAAAGGTTAAATTGCAGGATAACATACAGGTATTTGAGTTTCCAAAACCAGATGATAATGTTAGCATAGACAATGTAACACTTTCTACTTTCAGTGGTGGTTTTGATGCAGCTGTAGAGGTTACAAACAGGGGAATTAAAAGTGCAAGTTTTGAGATTGAGCTTTTTGCAGACAAAAAACTTGTTGGTGCAAAAAGTGTTGTGCTTTTGCCAAAACAGTCTGAAAGTTTGCTTTTCGAGAAAATAAAAGGGAATTATAAGATTGTGCAGGCAAGGATAAACTATCCTGACCGCTTAAGAGAAGACAATATTTTTTGGACAATTTTAGCCCCACCGCCAACTAAAAAGAAAGTTTTGTATGTTGGCAAAGGAAACTTTTTCTTGGAAAAGGCATTTTCAGCTTTTGATGATGTTGAGCTGTACAAGTTACAAGATGTAAAAAATGTAGCTGATGGCTTTGATATTTATGTATTTGATGGTATTGTTCCCCAAAAGTTTCCTAAAAAGGGAGCTTGTATATTCATTTTATCTAAAGGCAAAGATGTATCTAAACTATTAGGAGTATCAATAGGAAATAAGACAGACATTGAAGGGTATGCAAGATTTGTGGAGTCTACCATTTCACAGAACATTGATGGAATGGAGTTTGCTGTTCAAAAAGCAATCTCAATTGATGATAAAAGACTTGAACCTGTTGCAAAACTAAACGGCAAACCAGTTATTTCTTTTGGGGTTGTAAAAAACCTTCCTACAGTATTAATTGGTTTTGCAATTGACGACAGTGACCTTCCGCTAAAAGTCTCTTTTCCCAT
It contains:
- a CDS encoding BatA domain-containing protein; translation: MRFTQPLYLLFLLSIPVLVVLYMIRPKYKKMVISSTYLWERLKKQKRVSKPAQKLRLSLLLILGILTLAAFSLNLAGPYISITDTKKNVIFAFDVGSTMNCLTHDNKTYLEKSKEIARSILDTLPKASYVSIVTFSDNIEVLAKDVSPSFAKISIGKVLPTFYVTNLKESINVISKLFDASRYTLFLFTDKKVKLQDNIQVFEFPKPDDNVSIDNVTLSTFSGGFDAAVEVTNRGIKSASFEIELFADKKLVGAKSVVLLPKQSESLLFEKIKGNYKIVQARINYPDRLREDNIFWTILAPPPTKKKVLYVGKGNFFLEKAFSAFDDVELYKLQDVKNVADGFDIYVFDGIVPQKFPKKGACIFILSKGKDVSKLLGVSIGNKTDIEGYARFVESTISQNIDGMEFAVQKAISIDDKRLEPVAKLNGKPVISFGVVKNLPTVLIGFAIDDSDLPLKVSFPILITNIKNTLVKRNQPFEKMTFYPGEEIKVFSYTDGRAEIILPDSKKEVVNFSTYPLVLPKNDRLGVYTLNLSNNTSYKFAVNYPTYALDESEEKKTDATLAFSETGAKTNAKAPYLLKDILLILSLIFLTFEWMVFMNENKS